In a genomic window of Pseudodesulfovibrio senegalensis:
- a CDS encoding DUF554 domain-containing protein, giving the protein MIPYGSLANSATIILGSLAGCMLHSRFPERIRVIVFQGLGLCTLLIGLQMAFKVQDILVVIFSILVGGILGELLRLDTLLERLGNRCKKMLGSANPKFTEGLVTASLIYCIGAMAIVGSLEEGVNNDPTVLYTKAILDGFASVALASTFGSGVLFSFIPVLIYQGAMTLFAGYLQQYISPELIAQLSATGGLLIVGISINLMEIKEIRLSNLLPALPLVLVFTPLAHWIKTVLA; this is encoded by the coding sequence ATGATCCCTTACGGTTCCCTTGCCAACTCGGCCACCATCATCCTCGGCAGCCTTGCCGGGTGCATGCTGCACAGCCGCTTCCCCGAACGCATCCGGGTCATCGTCTTTCAGGGGCTGGGCCTGTGCACCCTGCTCATCGGCCTGCAGATGGCCTTCAAGGTGCAGGACATTCTGGTGGTCATCTTCAGCATACTGGTGGGCGGCATACTGGGCGAACTTTTGCGGCTGGACACCCTGCTGGAACGGCTGGGCAACCGCTGCAAGAAAATGCTCGGCTCGGCCAACCCCAAGTTCACGGAAGGGCTGGTCACGGCCTCGCTCATCTACTGCATCGGGGCCATGGCCATTGTGGGTTCGCTGGAAGAAGGCGTGAACAACGACCCCACCGTGCTCTACACCAAGGCCATCCTCGACGGATTCGCGTCCGTGGCGCTGGCCTCCACGTTCGGCTCGGGCGTGCTGTTCTCGTTCATCCCGGTACTCATCTATCAGGGCGCCATGACCCTGTTCGCGGGCTATCTGCAGCAATACATTTCCCCGGAGCTCATTGCCCAGCTTTCGGCCACGGGCGGCCTGCTCATCGTGGGCATCAGCATCAACCTCATGGAAATCAAGGAAATCCGGCTCTCCAACCTGCTGCCAGCCCTGCCGCTGGTGCTGGTCTTCACGCCGCTGGCCCACTGGATAAAAACAGTCTTGGCCTAG
- the map gene encoding type I methionyl aminopeptidase produces MHSKIGRNDPCPCGSGRKYKQCCLGKPVAGRAAGAAADFSAEAMYRKYKVRLKTPEQIEGIRRCGVLVMQTFDAVRNLIRPGVKTEEINTVVHDFTVQHGARPAPLNYHGFPKSVCVSPNEVICHGIPGDYVLKDGDIVNVDITSVLDGYYADCNQTFFVGTPSRDARKIVEVTRESLRIGLEQARPGNVINDISSAIQKYAEGQGCSVVREYMGHGVGLDFHEAPNVPHYNSNWGNTPIVPGMTFTVEPMINLGRKEVRVLEDGWTAVTRDGSLSAQFEQTLVITEDGFESLTPFDL; encoded by the coding sequence ATGCATTCCAAGATCGGACGCAACGATCCCTGCCCGTGCGGCAGCGGCAGGAAATACAAACAATGTTGCCTTGGCAAGCCCGTTGCCGGGCGCGCGGCGGGCGCGGCAGCCGATTTTTCCGCCGAGGCCATGTACAGAAAATACAAGGTGCGGCTGAAGACCCCGGAGCAGATCGAGGGCATCCGCCGTTGCGGCGTGCTGGTCATGCAGACCTTTGATGCGGTGCGCAACCTGATCCGGCCCGGCGTGAAGACCGAGGAAATCAACACGGTGGTGCACGATTTCACGGTGCAGCATGGCGCCCGGCCCGCGCCGCTCAACTACCACGGCTTTCCCAAGAGCGTGTGCGTTTCGCCCAACGAGGTCATCTGCCACGGCATTCCCGGCGATTACGTGCTCAAGGACGGCGATATCGTCAACGTGGACATCACCTCGGTTCTGGACGGCTACTATGCGGACTGCAACCAGACCTTTTTCGTGGGCACGCCCTCGCGTGATGCCCGCAAGATCGTGGAAGTGACCCGCGAGAGCCTGCGCATCGGGCTGGAGCAGGCGCGGCCCGGCAACGTCATCAACGACATTTCCTCGGCCATACAGAAATACGCGGAAGGGCAGGGCTGCTCCGTGGTGCGCGAATACATGGGCCACGGCGTGGGACTGGATTTTCACGAGGCCCCCAACGTGCCGCACTACAACTCCAACTGGGGCAATACCCCCATCGTGCCGGGCATGACCTTTACCGTGGAGCCCATGATCAACCTCGGGCGCAAGGAAGTGCGCGTGCTTGAGGACGGCTGGACCGCGGTGACGCGCGACGGCTCGCTTTCGGCCCAGTTCGAACAGACGCTGGTCATCACCGAAGACGGGTTCGAGAGCCTGACGCCGTTTGACCTGTAG
- a CDS encoding NAD(P)-dependent oxidoreductase has product MSKKIGWIGTGVMGKSMCMHLIKAGHQAFVYNRTQSKADELVQAGAVWCDSPAQVAAQADVVFTIVGYPTDVEQTILGENGVLEAAKPGTIVADMTTSEPSLAKRIHAACAEKGVAALDAPVSGGDLGARNATLAIMVGGEQKTFDAVSDLFEIMGENIRLMGGPGAGQHTKMSNQILIAGTMIGTVESLLYAHRAGMDMDEVISVIGSGAAGSWSINNLGPRIAKGDFDPGFFIKHFVKDMGIALAEARAMNLGLPGLALVNQFYIAAMGQGYEELGTQALFKVLDSMSSGGR; this is encoded by the coding sequence ATGTCGAAAAAAATAGGTTGGATCGGCACGGGCGTCATGGGCAAATCCATGTGCATGCACCTGATCAAGGCCGGACATCAGGCCTTTGTCTACAACCGCACCCAATCCAAGGCGGACGAATTGGTGCAGGCCGGGGCCGTGTGGTGCGATTCCCCGGCACAGGTGGCCGCGCAGGCGGATGTGGTCTTCACCATCGTGGGCTATCCCACGGACGTGGAACAGACCATTCTGGGCGAAAACGGCGTGCTCGAGGCCGCCAAGCCCGGCACCATCGTGGCGGACATGACCACCTCCGAGCCTTCTCTGGCCAAGCGCATCCACGCAGCCTGCGCCGAAAAGGGCGTGGCCGCATTGGACGCCCCGGTTTCCGGCGGCGACCTTGGCGCGCGCAACGCCACGCTGGCCATCATGGTGGGCGGCGAACAAAAGACCTTTGATGCGGTCTCGGACCTTTTTGAAATCATGGGCGAAAACATCCGGCTCATGGGCGGACCCGGCGCGGGCCAGCACACCAAGATGAGCAACCAGATCCTCATTGCCGGAACCATGATCGGCACCGTGGAATCCCTGCTCTACGCGCACCGGGCGGGCATGGATATGGACGAGGTCATCAGCGTCATCGGCTCGGGCGCGGCCGGATCGTGGTCCATCAACAACCTCGGCCCGCGCATTGCCAAGGGCGACTTCGACCCGGGCTTTTTCATCAAGCATTTCGTCAAGGACATGGGCATCGCCCTGGCCGAGGCCCGTGCCATGAATCTGGGCCTGCCCGGGCTGGCTCTGGTCAATCAGTTTTACATAGCGGCCATGGGGCAGGGCTATGAGGAGCTCGGGACGCAGGCATTGTTCAAAGTGTTGGACTCCATGAGCTCTGGCGGCCGATAA
- a CDS encoding DUF3089 domain-containing protein: MPNVRVIIVVSLFCILSTAPIGAADNDNCCEIPACADYSADNAWASRPAQPNKRADVFYVYPTIYSDKSPKNMDVFDKRLRREVQGLLKSQAGAFSPAANLFAPYYRQLSFPNLDSQKDKFHNTYFRIGMDDVHRAFDYYLAFLNQGRPFILAGHSQGAIILVDLLRRRFHDPVLQEKLVAAYVIGYSVTREDLKKYPWIKPAQRADDTGVVVSWNTEAPGCSGSPVLLPGAVSINPLNWKTDGTPADKNLNLGAVFFDDLTGAIKREVPHYTGAYLDTKTRALMTSPPEKLDLGRFPPGVLHKYDFALWYRNIERNAQDRIEAYLQKH, from the coding sequence GTGCCAAACGTTCGTGTCATCATAGTTGTATCGTTGTTTTGCATTTTGTCTACAGCTCCCATCGGGGCCGCCGACAATGACAACTGCTGCGAAATTCCGGCATGCGCCGATTACTCTGCAGACAACGCGTGGGCGTCCAGACCTGCTCAACCAAACAAGCGTGCGGACGTGTTTTACGTCTATCCCACCATCTATTCTGATAAAAGCCCTAAGAATATGGACGTGTTCGACAAAAGACTCCGGAGAGAGGTACAGGGGCTGCTGAAGTCACAGGCCGGTGCGTTTTCTCCGGCTGCAAACCTGTTCGCGCCATACTATCGCCAACTTTCCTTCCCAAATCTGGACTCACAGAAAGACAAATTTCACAACACGTACTTCCGCATCGGCATGGACGATGTGCATCGGGCGTTCGACTATTATCTGGCCTTTCTCAACCAGGGGCGACCTTTCATTCTGGCCGGGCACAGCCAGGGGGCCATAATTCTGGTCGATCTGCTCAGACGCCGGTTTCACGATCCGGTCCTGCAGGAAAAACTCGTGGCTGCCTATGTCATCGGCTATTCCGTCACTCGGGAAGACCTGAAAAAATACCCATGGATCAAACCGGCGCAACGGGCAGACGACACCGGCGTGGTTGTTTCCTGGAACACCGAGGCCCCGGGGTGCTCCGGCTCCCCTGTGCTGCTTCCCGGCGCAGTCTCCATCAACCCGCTCAACTGGAAAACGGACGGCACTCCGGCAGACAAAAATCTTAACTTGGGCGCGGTCTTTTTCGACGATCTCACAGGCGCGATAAAACGGGAGGTTCCCCATTACACCGGTGCGTACCTGGACACGAAGACCCGCGCATTGATGACCTCGCCCCCGGAAAAACTCGATCTTGGACGCTTCCCCCCCGGCGTCCTCCACAAATATGACTTCGCTCTTTGGTATCGCAACATCGAGCGCAACGCTCAGGACCGCATTGAGGCCTATCTGCAAAAACACTAG
- a CDS encoding ABC transporter substrate-binding protein: protein MFRLGLLWTLAVVLVFPALAHAQKPRRAKLVLQWYAQAQFAGYLVAEEKGFYTKRGVDLKVVPGGADVMVSDCIASGKADFGTMFLSTAIERRGAGMKLVNIGQIVQQSALMLVARKDSGIEGLPDLEGARIGMWGRQFQLQPRALFKRLGISVDVVQQSPSFDLFMRGGLDAVSAMWYNEYHTLMSYGLDPDEMVTFFFSDLDLDFPEDGIYCLEKTWEQDPAMCRAVLEGSLEGWRYAFAHPDEALEIVITRMKQQKVCANRAHQRWMLARMRDIILDGSSVPRGVLRRGDYERTKATLLGNGFIWAAPEYTEFYKGPAQ, encoded by the coding sequence GTGTTTCGCTTGGGCTTGTTGTGGACGCTGGCCGTCGTGCTTGTTTTTCCCGCCCTTGCGCATGCCCAAAAACCGCGCCGGGCCAAACTGGTGTTGCAATGGTATGCGCAGGCGCAATTCGCCGGGTATTTGGTGGCCGAGGAAAAGGGCTTTTACACCAAGCGGGGCGTGGACCTGAAGGTGGTCCCGGGCGGCGCGGACGTCATGGTTTCCGACTGTATCGCGTCGGGCAAGGCCGATTTCGGCACCATGTTCTTGTCCACGGCCATTGAACGGCGCGGCGCAGGCATGAAGTTGGTCAACATCGGCCAGATCGTGCAGCAGTCCGCGCTCATGCTTGTGGCGCGCAAGGATTCCGGCATTGAAGGCCTGCCCGACCTCGAAGGTGCACGCATCGGCATGTGGGGCCGCCAGTTCCAGCTGCAGCCGCGTGCCCTGTTCAAGCGCTTGGGAATTTCCGTGGATGTGGTGCAGCAGTCGCCGTCGTTCGACCTGTTCATGCGCGGGGGCTTGGATGCTGTTTCGGCCATGTGGTACAACGAATACCACACCCTCATGTCCTACGGGCTGGACCCGGACGAAATGGTCACCTTCTTTTTCAGCGATCTGGACCTCGATTTTCCCGAGGACGGCATCTATTGCCTTGAAAAGACGTGGGAGCAGGACCCGGCCATGTGTCGGGCCGTGCTGGAAGGTTCGCTGGAAGGGTGGCGATACGCTTTTGCGCACCCCGACGAAGCCCTGGAAATCGTCATCACCCGCATGAAACAGCAAAAGGTCTGCGCCAACCGCGCACACCAGCGTTGGATGCTCGCCCGCATGCGCGACATTATTCTCGATGGCAGCAGCGTGCCTCGGGGCGTGCTCCGCCGGGGTGATTATGAACGGACCAAGGCCACGCTTCTGGGGAACGGGTTTATCTGGGCCGCGCCGGAATATACGGAATTTTACAAGGGACCAGCACAATGA
- a CDS encoding SpoIIE family protein phosphatase yields MKRTGIAVRLAALILACSLVILSLIVGYNYVVSRNIIISQDEHTGAGLAQATSARISKVLFAVQKVADSIAYTLEDAEINEKLIDELGRRVLAGNPEIFGTAVAFEPYAFDPAKLYFSPYHYRSQNRIASTNLGSKDYRYFHMDWYQLAKELDKAVWTEPYFDEGGGRALMCTYSVPFYRNVDGKRIFSGVVTADIDLSWLQKMITDIEVYETGYVFLLSRYGTFISSPNPDLVMNETIFTLAEEKNVPELRDVGRSMLAGESGYREMEDLPGIGEAFIYYMPLPAEKWSLAIVFPKDEMLAGVTQLSHTVAIIGVVGFLALAALIISISGSITQPLRKLTVVANRIASGDLDQKVPEIRTRDEVGDLASSFKTMKISLKDYIANLTAATAARERIESELRIAREIQMGILPKLFPAFPDRTEFDVYASIEPAKEVGGDLYDFFFVDDRHFCFLVGDVSGKGVPAAFFMAVTKTLLKVVAERGLDPGQVLSKVNADLAAENESCMFVTLFLAIVDIETGETRYANAGHNPPVLLRRGQQPEWVPPLNEPVAGVMEGMEYSTKTMSMSPGDTLFIYTDGVTEAMDADKNMYSDPRLLDVLATLDCVTAEDLVATVDASIKAFTGGAEQSDDITMLAMQFHGPDGENKE; encoded by the coding sequence ATGAAACGAACAGGAATAGCCGTTCGCCTCGCAGCGCTCATACTGGCCTGCTCGCTCGTGATCCTCAGCCTCATCGTGGGCTACAACTACGTTGTTTCCCGCAACATCATCATCAGCCAGGACGAGCACACCGGGGCCGGGCTGGCACAGGCCACCAGCGCGCGCATCAGCAAGGTGCTCTTTGCCGTGCAAAAGGTGGCCGACAGCATCGCCTACACGCTTGAGGACGCGGAGATCAACGAAAAGCTCATCGACGAGCTCGGCCGCAGGGTGCTGGCCGGGAACCCCGAGATATTCGGCACGGCCGTGGCCTTTGAACCCTACGCCTTCGACCCGGCCAAACTGTATTTTTCCCCGTACCATTACCGTTCCCAGAATCGCATCGCCTCCACCAATCTGGGCAGCAAGGACTACCGCTATTTCCACATGGACTGGTATCAGCTGGCCAAGGAACTGGACAAGGCCGTGTGGACCGAGCCGTATTTCGACGAAGGGGGCGGGCGGGCGCTTATGTGCACGTATTCCGTACCTTTCTACCGCAATGTTGACGGCAAGCGGATATTCTCGGGCGTTGTCACTGCGGATATCGATTTGAGCTGGCTGCAGAAGATGATCACCGACATCGAGGTTTACGAGACCGGTTACGTGTTTCTGCTTTCGCGCTACGGCACGTTCATATCCAGCCCGAATCCGGATCTGGTCATGAACGAAACCATCTTCACGCTGGCCGAGGAAAAGAATGTGCCCGAGCTGCGGGACGTGGGCCGTTCCATGCTGGCCGGAGAATCCGGGTATCGTGAAATGGAAGACCTTCCGGGCATAGGCGAGGCGTTCATCTACTACATGCCGCTGCCCGCGGAAAAATGGTCGCTGGCCATCGTGTTTCCCAAGGACGAGATGCTGGCGGGCGTGACCCAGCTTTCGCACACCGTGGCGATCATCGGCGTGGTGGGCTTTCTTGCGCTGGCCGCGTTGATCATCTCCATTTCCGGCAGCATTACCCAGCCTTTGCGCAAGCTCACCGTGGTGGCCAACCGCATCGCCTCGGGCGATCTGGACCAGAAGGTGCCGGAAATCCGCACCCGGGACGAGGTGGGCGATCTGGCTTCGTCATTCAAGACCATGAAAATCTCTCTCAAGGATTACATCGCCAACCTGACCGCGGCCACGGCCGCGCGGGAGCGCATCGAGTCCGAACTGCGCATTGCGCGTGAAATCCAGATGGGCATACTGCCCAAGCTGTTTCCGGCTTTTCCGGACCGCACCGAGTTCGACGTGTACGCCTCCATCGAACCGGCCAAGGAAGTGGGCGGGGACCTCTACGATTTCTTTTTTGTGGATGACCGGCATTTCTGTTTTCTGGTGGGCGATGTCTCGGGCAAGGGTGTTCCGGCCGCATTTTTCATGGCTGTGACCAAGACCCTGCTCAAGGTTGTGGCCGAGCGCGGACTGGACCCGGGGCAGGTGCTTTCCAAGGTCAATGCGGATTTGGCCGCGGAAAACGAATCCTGCATGTTCGTGACCCTGTTTCTGGCCATCGTGGATATCGAGACCGGCGAAACGCGTTATGCCAATGCCGGGCACAATCCGCCCGTGCTCTTGCGCCGCGGTCAACAGCCCGAATGGGTGCCGCCGCTGAACGAACCGGTTGCGGGTGTCATGGAAGGCATGGAATACTCCACCAAGACCATGAGCATGAGCCCCGGCGATACCCTGTTCATTTACACGGACGGCGTCACCGAGGCCATGGACGCGGACAAGAACATGTATTCCGATCCCCGGTTGCTGGACGTGCTGGCGACGCTGGACTGCGTGACCGCGGAGGATCTTGTGGCCACGGTGGATGCGTCCATCAAGGCGTTCACCGGGGGAGCCGAGCAGTCGGACGACATAACCATGCTGGCCATGCAGTTCCATGGGCCGGATGGTGAGAACAAGGAGTAG
- a CDS encoding STAS domain-containing protein, whose product MDIANEQRGDWLLMRVGGRLDAVTAPDFDKDFQAVLDAENSHVVVDLAGLEYISSAGLRSILAAAKKIRTGGGKIVFSGLDGMVEEVFRVSGFAAMFTLYATADEAVAS is encoded by the coding sequence ATGGATATTGCCAACGAACAGCGGGGCGATTGGTTGCTGATGCGGGTCGGCGGTCGCCTCGACGCCGTGACCGCCCCGGATTTCGACAAGGATTTTCAGGCCGTGCTCGATGCCGAGAATTCCCATGTGGTGGTGGACCTTGCCGGACTCGAATACATCAGTTCCGCAGGCCTGCGTTCCATCCTCGCTGCGGCCAAGAAGATTCGCACAGGCGGGGGCAAGATCGTTTTTTCCGGTCTGGACGGCATGGTTGAGGAGGTCTTTCGGGTTTCCGGTTTCGCAGCCATGTTTACCCTGTACGCCACCGCGGACGAAGCCGTGGCCTCCTGA
- a CDS encoding ATP-binding protein, whose protein sequence is MSILRIPASADRFYEVCEFVRSRAAALGVPDSLHMKLDLVVEELVVNIASYAYPDGGGDVEVECERGFDPLDEGASGEFFCVRLRDWGLAFDPLQGPPPDVTAAMHKRDVGGLGVHLVREMTDSCRYERRQDMNEFTACFQIG, encoded by the coding sequence GTGTCTATCCTGCGTATTCCCGCGTCTGCAGACCGTTTTTACGAGGTCTGCGAATTCGTGCGTTCCCGCGCTGCAGCGCTGGGCGTGCCCGATTCCCTGCATATGAAGCTCGATCTGGTGGTTGAGGAGCTGGTGGTCAACATCGCCTCCTATGCCTATCCGGACGGGGGTGGCGATGTGGAGGTCGAATGCGAGCGGGGATTCGACCCCCTGGATGAAGGCGCTTCCGGCGAATTTTTCTGCGTGCGCCTGCGGGATTGGGGGCTGGCCTTTGATCCGTTGCAGGGGCCGCCGCCGGATGTGACGGCAGCCATGCACAAGCGGGACGTGGGCGGTCTGGGCGTTCACCTTGTGCGTGAAATGACCGATAGCTGCCGGTATGAGCGCAGGCAGGACATGAACGAATTCACCGCCTGTTTTCAAATAGGATGA
- a CDS encoding pyruvate formate lyase family protein, with amino-acid sequence MSQRISQLRDEARAHCPAVSLERAVLVTDYCRERGGPQHGPEDRAELFRHLCMTRRVHVGENELIVGERGPVPGVVPLYPEQMGSVDGLVPEGEPVYEADAGMAQSFDQAVGWWRDALARDGNKDQHIWQVGFGDDFPRLCHKGILARKAVIARALGAEDAGPDSRQQARLRAELNAEDIACNGIMIFAVRHAQQADEMAEALERKGDDPERAAQLRHMADACRRVPAHSPCDFWEALQMYWFMHLGTMMERPQCEPVRVGELLDFLTPYYETDTKEGGMPGEFAKELVACFMVKAHTHGMLALPESADGELAARMLEVAGELSIE; translated from the coding sequence ATGAGCCAGAGAATTTCGCAACTGCGTGATGAGGCGCGGGCACATTGTCCGGCGGTTTCCCTTGAACGGGCCGTGCTGGTCACGGACTATTGCCGTGAGCGCGGCGGCCCGCAGCACGGGCCTGAGGACCGGGCCGAGCTTTTCCGTCATCTGTGCATGACCCGGCGCGTGCATGTGGGGGAGAACGAGTTGATCGTGGGCGAGCGCGGACCTGTTCCGGGCGTGGTGCCGCTGTATCCGGAACAGATGGGTTCTGTCGACGGGCTCGTGCCGGAAGGAGAGCCCGTTTACGAGGCGGACGCAGGAATGGCGCAGTCCTTTGATCAGGCCGTGGGCTGGTGGCGGGATGCTTTGGCCCGGGACGGGAACAAGGATCAGCACATTTGGCAGGTCGGCTTTGGCGACGATTTTCCCCGGCTGTGTCACAAGGGCATTCTGGCCCGCAAGGCGGTCATTGCCCGCGCACTCGGTGCAGAAGACGCGGGCCCGGATTCCCGGCAGCAGGCGCGGTTGCGCGCCGAGCTGAATGCCGAAGATATCGCCTGCAACGGCATCATGATTTTTGCGGTGCGCCATGCGCAGCAAGCGGATGAGATGGCCGAGGCGCTGGAGCGGAAAGGAGACGATCCTGAACGCGCAGCCCAGTTGCGGCACATGGCGGACGCGTGCCGCCGGGTTCCGGCCCATTCGCCCTGTGATTTCTGGGAAGCCCTGCAGATGTACTGGTTCATGCACCTGGGAACCATGATGGAACGCCCGCAATGCGAGCCCGTGCGCGTGGGCGAGTTGCTCGATTTTCTGACCCCGTATTATGAAACCGACACCAAAGAGGGCGGCATGCCCGGTGAGTTCGCCAAGGAGCTTGTGGCCTGCTTCATGGTCAAGGCGCACACCCACGGCATGCTTGCTTTGCCGGAAAGCGCGGATGGGGAGTTGGCCGCACGTATGCTGGAGGTCGCCGGAGAATTGTCGATCGAATAG
- a CDS encoding acyltransferase: MRVGRFLERVIKMPWVALWGLPFFVFNAGELRHWMPMLGGAHEWLRTFFLRRLGARIGKGSRVRSHAYVTRPKFLRMGVNSRIGNGCRLFLHDRLTIGDNVHIGSGLSVITTDHRIDDPARPLAAQGMNLGPVTIEDDVYIGANVTILRGVTIHGRTVVAAGAVVTSELASGFVYGGVPAKPLRALDS; this comes from the coding sequence ATGCGAGTTGGCCGTTTTCTGGAGCGAGTGATCAAGATGCCGTGGGTGGCCTTGTGGGGCCTGCCGTTCTTCGTGTTCAACGCCGGGGAGCTGCGGCACTGGATGCCCATGCTGGGCGGGGCGCACGAATGGTTGCGCACGTTTTTCCTGCGTCGTTTGGGTGCGCGCATCGGCAAGGGCTCGCGGGTGCGCAGCCATGCGTATGTGACGCGGCCCAAGTTTTTGCGTATGGGCGTCAATTCGCGCATCGGCAATGGCTGCCGCCTCTTCCTGCACGACCGACTGACCATTGGCGACAACGTACACATCGGGTCCGGTCTTTCGGTCATCACCACGGACCACCGCATCGACGATCCCGCCAGACCGTTGGCGGCGCAGGGCATGAACCTCGGGCCGGTGACAATCGAAGATGACGTATACATCGGGGCCAACGTGACCATTTTGCGCGGTGTGACCATCCACGGCCGTACCGTGGTTGCGGCCGGGGCCGTGGTCACAAGTGAACTGGCCTCGGGCTTCGTGTACGGCGGAGTTCCCGCCAAACCGCTGCGCGCGTTGGATTCCTGA
- a CDS encoding glycosyltransferase, whose protein sequence is MSVRQFFFAKKFILPSRAANALQSLTMAYAFAENGVRTTLWPGFRARDHAAFQAGLERDYALQASDSLNLVSLSGAHKGLYGLGFRARLAAAWLTAPRDAVFYARDIKEALMLARLKRLSPVKHPFYFELHELLAEQHKAHGTGREDHFARMEAEVLAQVDGVISISPVLVEALHARYLVDAPVLVSPMGYNHRLYSPGPAADFSGAVTLAYAGSLYEGKGVHNLVRAMAHLPERFRLLVAGGSPESELERLRAMAQDIPGGAERIEFTGFLSPGELGPRLAQCSMMVIPQCSGAEFFSPIKLYEAMGMALPLVATPVPALTSVLDHGEDAIIADDESPEALARAVQDMAGDQPRARAMQQRCRERAATLSWKHRAGQCLEFMATGRR, encoded by the coding sequence ATGAGCGTCCGCCAGTTTTTTTTCGCCAAGAAATTCATCCTGCCTTCGCGGGCGGCCAATGCGCTGCAATCCCTGACCATGGCCTATGCCTTTGCGGAAAATGGCGTGCGCACCACCCTGTGGCCCGGGTTTCGCGCCCGCGACCATGCGGCGTTCCAAGCCGGGCTGGAGCGCGATTACGCGTTGCAGGCTTCGGATTCCCTGAACCTCGTGTCTCTTTCCGGCGCGCACAAGGGGCTCTACGGCCTCGGGTTCCGCGCGCGTCTGGCCGCGGCATGGCTCACCGCGCCGCGTGATGCGGTTTTTTATGCCCGCGACATCAAGGAAGCCCTGATGCTGGCGCGGCTCAAGCGACTGTCGCCCGTAAAGCATCCGTTTTATTTCGAACTGCATGAACTGTTGGCTGAGCAGCACAAGGCCCACGGCACCGGACGCGAGGACCATTTCGCGCGCATGGAGGCCGAGGTGCTGGCGCAGGTGGACGGCGTAATCAGCATCAGCCCGGTGCTGGTGGAGGCCCTGCACGCGCGCTACCTCGTGGACGCCCCGGTGCTGGTTTCGCCCATGGGCTACAACCATCGCCTGTATTCACCCGGGCCGGCCGCGGACTTTTCCGGCGCGGTGACGCTGGCCTATGCGGGCAGCCTGTACGAAGGCAAGGGCGTGCACAATCTGGTGCGGGCCATGGCACACCTGCCCGAGCGCTTCCGGCTGCTGGTGGCGGGCGGTTCGCCGGAAAGCGAACTGGAACGGCTGCGGGCCATGGCGCAAGATATTCCGGGCGGCGCGGAGCGCATCGAATTTACCGGGTTCCTTTCGCCGGGCGAACTCGGCCCGCGTCTGGCCCAATGTTCCATGATGGTCATTCCCCAGTGCTCGGGCGCGGAATTCTTTTCGCCCATCAAGCTGTACGAGGCCATGGGCATGGCCCTGCCGCTGGTGGCCACCCCGGTTCCGGCCCTGACCTCGGTGCTGGATCACGGCGAGGATGCAATCATTGCCGACGACGAATCCCCGGAAGCGCTGGCCCGCGCCGTGCAGGACATGGCCGGGGACCAGCCCCGCGCCCGCGCCATGCAGCAGCGCTGTCGGGAACGTGCTGCCACGCTTTCGTGGAAACACCGGGCAGGGCAGTGTCTGGAATTCATGGCCACAGGCCGTCGATAA